CACATAACTCATTATTACCGTCAAAACCCTCAACTTCAACATACGCATATCTTTTAGTTTCTCTTACAACCCTAGCTAGAAATGTGAATGGTGGTGTTTTCATTGCCTTTAGAAATATTACATTAAACTCTAAAGTATAAGCCTCCTTTACGTCAAGAGTTCTTACAGCATAACTACCAGAGTAATCCATAGCGGCAAATATGATAGCACCATGAAGCAT
The sequence above is drawn from the Sulfurisphaera tokodaii str. 7 genome and encodes:
- a CDS encoding PaaI family thioesterase; the protein is MITEDEVNKLLSENEALFRFMGAKFEKIERGVAKLSFEYKEELSRIGGMLHGAIIFAAMDYSGSYAVRTLDVKEAYTLEFNVIFLKAMKTPPFTFLARVVRETKRYAYVEVEGFDGNNELCAKGNGIWHLIRD